The following nucleotide sequence is from Candidatus Hydrogenedens sp..
AGTTCATTTAAGATTGCTAATCCAAGACCCGCTTTGTCTGGACCAATTATTTTTAATGCTGAAATTTCCTTATTTTTAGAAAAACCAAATGACTTCGCTTTTTTTATTAACTGAGCACCTTCCAATGGACTTAGGAAAACGACACCTTTGCCTTTGGTCGTTCGACGAGCAAGTAAAAAGTCTAAATTGGCTCCAAGTTCAACAAGAGGAACAAGTGCAGAACGTAAACCTCCTGGCTGGTCAGGTATCTCTGCTGACCATACATCCACTTTTTTTATTTCATAACCCATAATCAATACCTTTCTGTTGAATAGTTATATAACTTATAATAAAGTAACATTAGATTAATGCAATTTACAACTTAAAACCTTAAAATTTGATTTTTTTTATGATATGAATGAAAAACCGTTTCATATAATGGCAAAACCTGTGGGCCCATCATGTAATTTAATGTGCAAATATTGCTTTTATTACGAAAAGAAAAAAGTATTAAATAACTATAAAATAATGTCTGATGAAGTATTAGAAACATATGTTAGAGAATACATCACAGCTAACCCAGCAAATGAAATTGTTTTCGGATGGCAAGGAGGTGAACCAACGTTAGCCGGAATAGATTTTTTTGAAAAAGTTTTGAACCTTCAAAAAAAATATAAAAAGTCAAAACAAATATTGAATACATTACAAACAAATGGGATATTGTTAAATGAGGAATGGGCAGATTTTTTAAGAGAAAATGGTTTTTTAGTTGGTATTTCTATTGATGGTCCTAAGTCGATTCACGATAAATTTAGAACTAATAATAGGGGAGAGGGAACCTTCGAAAAAGTTTACAAATCTGTCCAATTACTAAAAGAAAAAGGGGTAGAATTTAATACATTAACATGTGTACATCGCCATAATTGGATGAAGGGTAAGGAGATTTATCATTTTCTCAAATATATTGGTAGTCAATTCATGCAGTTTATTCCTATTATAGAAAGGAGAGGAAAAAGCCGTTCTGATGGACTTGAACTGGTCTGTCCTGATGATGAAGATGCTGAAATTACTGAATGGACATTATTACCAGAACAATGGGGGTATTTCCTAAATTCTATTTTTGATGAATGGATAAAAAATGATGTAGGTACTATTTTTGTTCAATTATTTGATATGACACTTGCTGGGTGGATGGGATTAGAACCTCCGTTGTGTGTTCACAGCAAACAATGTGGGAATGCGATGATCTTAGAAGCAGATGGCTCTTTATATTCATGTGACCATTTTGTTTACCCTGAATATTATTTGGGAAATATAAATGAAAAATCGCTTGTAGAAATCGTCAATTCTAATTTTCAAAAGGAATTTGGGAAGAAGAAGCTATTACTGACGAATAAATGTAAGTCCTGTAAGTACCTTTTCGCTTGTAATGGTGGATGCATTAAGCATCGTTTTGTAAGCATTCAGAATGAACAACAAAAACAGAATTATCTATGTCATGGTTATTTCATGTTTTTTCAACATACTGAACAATATATGAAATTTATGGCACAACAATTGAGAAATGGATTGCCTCCTGCGAATGTTATGGATGAAATCAAACGGAAACAAAATATGTATAAAAACGTAGACACAGACCCTAACGTACCATGTCCATGTGGAAGTGGTAAAAAATATAAGAAATGTTGCGGGAGTATTAATTAAAATTAAAAGGAATTATTCATTCATTTAAGGATTTATCTTTAGAAACAAGTTCATTCCATCGATTATTGACATGTTCTTGGAGTTCCTCATATACTTCAGAAGTAATATGAGAGAATCTATTTTGGGTTTCCAAGTACTCAGTTATTGGTTTTAATTTGCCTCCTTTTGCTAATCTTCGACTTCTCCCTGTAAGTCTAAAAACACCATGTTCAATTTCGTATAGAACGACAGCACCTGTTTCAACTGCAAGTTGACCAATTGTAACGGTATCTTTCGGGTCATATTGCCAACCTGAAGGACAGGGAACGCAAAGATGAATATAGCGTAAACCCTCAATATCCCTTGCTTTCTTAACCTTATCATATAAGTCTGTTGGGTAAGACACGCAAGCGGTAGCCACGTAAGGAATATTATGTGCTTCCATAACTTTACCCATATCCTTAGGAGTGTGTATCTTCCCTTGCACAGGTGTTGTAGTTGTTTTTACTCCTTTGGGCGTTGCACCAGAACGTTGAGTGCCAGTATTCATATATGCCTCATTATCATAACAAATAAATAGAAAATTAGCATTTCGTTCTGCTGCACCACTTAGCGCCTGAATTCCTATATCAACAGTTCCACCATCTCCTGCCATTGCCAGAACAGTAATATCTTCTTTTTTTAGAACTTTTAACGCAGAAACAACACCAGATGCCATTGCTGCTGTACCTGGAAATACCGAATTTATCCACGGGACTCGTATAGAAGATACTGGATACATGCCTCCTAATACTGTCAAACAGGACGCAGGAACAACCATAACACACTTTCCGTCCAGTGCTTTCAGAATATATCTTAATCCAATTCCTAACCCACAACCTGCACATGAACGGTTTCCAGGTA
It contains:
- a CDS encoding amino acid-binding protein — encoded protein: MGYEIKKVDVWSAEIPDQPGGLRSALVPLVELGANLDFLLARRTTKGKGVVFLSPLEGAQLIKKAKSFGFSKNKEISALKIIGPDKAGLGLAILNELGSAGINIRGISASAISKNCVIWLAFDNTKDSAKALRILKKILATK
- a CDS encoding anaerobic sulfatase maturase, translating into MNEKPFHIMAKPVGPSCNLMCKYCFYYEKKKVLNNYKIMSDEVLETYVREYITANPANEIVFGWQGGEPTLAGIDFFEKVLNLQKKYKKSKQILNTLQTNGILLNEEWADFLRENGFLVGISIDGPKSIHDKFRTNNRGEGTFEKVYKSVQLLKEKGVEFNTLTCVHRHNWMKGKEIYHFLKYIGSQFMQFIPIIERRGKSRSDGLELVCPDDEDAEITEWTLLPEQWGYFLNSIFDEWIKNDVGTIFVQLFDMTLAGWMGLEPPLCVHSKQCGNAMILEADGSLYSCDHFVYPEYYLGNINEKSLVEIVNSNFQKEFGKKKLLLTNKCKSCKYLFACNGGCIKHRFVSIQNEQQKQNYLCHGYFMFFQHTEQYMKFMAQQLRNGLPPANVMDEIKRKQNMYKNVDTDPNVPCPCGSGKKYKKCCGSIN
- a CDS encoding thiamine pyrophosphate-dependent enzyme; its protein translation is MTTILEIPSEEYMLPGNRSCAGCGLGIGLRYILKALDGKCVMVVPASCLTVLGGMYPVSSIRVPWINSVFPGTAAMASGVVSALKVLKKEDITVLAMAGDGGTVDIGIQALSGAAERNANFLFICYDNEAYMNTGTQRSGATPKGVKTTTTPVQGKIHTPKDMGKVMEAHNIPYVATACVSYPTDLYDKVKKARDIEGLRYIHLCVPCPSGWQYDPKDTVTIGQLAVETGAVVLYEIEHGVFRLTGRSRRLAKGGKLKPITEYLETQNRFSHITSEVYEELQEHVNNRWNELVSKDKSLNE